The following proteins are co-located in the Cryptococcus neoformans var. grubii H99 chromosome 1, complete sequence genome:
- a CDS encoding ribosome assembly protein 1, whose protein sequence is MSNTFAVPLQNTRNVTIVAHVDHGKTSFADSLLSSNNIISSRMAGKLRFLDSREDEQERGITMESSAVSLRFDMTRLSPDGTSSIQQCICNVIDTPGHVDFASEVSTASRLCDGALVLVDVWEGVATQTIAVLRQAWMDKLKPLLVINKMDRLITELKLSPSEAYHHISQLIEQVNAVMGSFYASERMEDDLRWREEREKRLAARKEQQGEDLDDDEEYEEKEDEDIYFAPDRGNVLFASAIDGWAFRLGKFARLYAEKLKIKEGNLRRVLWGDWYLDPKTKRVVGRKKLAGRNLKPMFVQFVLENIWRVYDTVLNEHNPDAVQKIVTALNVRITPRDLRSKDTRNLLNLIMQQWLPLSTATFQSIIEVIPPPPSAQAVRLPYMLHPEKAKAAAASGGLKAENELERGLYECDQGEGAEVVAYVSKMFAVRKGDLPEYKPKEMTAEEMRARGREERERRAALVTERQAKGEGLDGQPLPEDLTKPLESLSLENSESATSEKQAADDSDSEVLLGFSRIFSSTLHRGTSLLAILPKFDPSLPSSHSHNAKYIVPVVASDLYMMMGRELVSVDSVPAGHVCAIGGLNMAVPRSATLWAPDAKGVEEGFGKEALVNLAGVGIGASAIVRVALEPENPSDMPKLIRGLQILNQADPCAEYLVQESGEHVIITAGELHLERCLKDLRERFAKCPIQQSAPIVPFRETAVKAPDMVSPKTAGAPRGTINGTVLNGLVKFRLRAMPLPEGVETFLLSQQGAISKMLVRERGDKEDEEETDVQEGTEGGSAESEGPEGQQEARQLSPEEFWTELERLLNKAGGDWTGAADRVWSFGPKRVGANLLLDPVGTKHLRLRRREQLFTQARAQGQSADDALLSTDHAVAADQLASLSSTTSSDNEAARAELRLLRDYESSIETGFQLSTFQGPLCAEPVVGMAWVVENVELDKQGMESEQGKGQVVGGALISAVRDACRQGLLDWSPRIKLAMYTCDIQASTDVLGKVYGVVARRRGRIVSEEMKEGTSFFTIRSMLPVVESFGFADEIRTRTSGAASPQLIFSGYETLDLDPFWVPTTQEELEDLGEKADKANVAKAYVDGVRKRKGMFVERKIVEFAEKQRTLKK, encoded by the exons ATGTCCAATACATTCGCAGTACCGCTTCAGAACACTCGC AACGTCACAATCGTTGCTCATGTTGACCATGGCAAGACCTCTTTTGCCGATTCACTCCTATCCTCCAATAATATCATATCCTCTCGAATGGCTGGTAAGCTTCGGTTCCTGGACTCCAGGGAAGATGAGCAAGAACGAGGAATTACCATGGAATCTAGCGCCGTCTCGCTTCGATTTGACATGACTCGTCTTTCGCCCGATGGTACATCTAGTATCCAACAGTGCATTTGCAACGTCATTGATACACCCGGGCATGTGGACTTTGCCAGTGAGGTTTCAACAGCGAGCAGACTGTGTGATGGTGCACTTGTTCTGGTCGATGTGTGGGAAGGTGTGGCAACTCAGACGATCGCCGTTCTTCGTCAAGCCTGGATGGACAAGCTCAAGCCATTACTCGTAATCAATAAGATGGATCGGCTTATCACAGAGCTCAAGCTGTCGCCTTCAGAAGCTTATCACCACATTTCACAATTGATTGAGCAAGTCAATGCAGTCATGGGTTCATTCTACGCGTCTGAGCGAATGGAGGACGACTTgaggtggagagaagaaagagaaaagcgaCTTgcggcaaggaaagagcagCAAGGCGAAgatcttgatgatgatgaagagtacgaggagaaggaggatgaggacatTTATTTTGCTCCGGACAGGGGAAATGTTCTGTTCGCTTCTGCTATTGATGGTTGGGCGTTCCGTCTGGGTAAATTTGCCCGCCTTTACGCTGAAAAGCTCAAAATCAAAGAAGGAAACCTCCGTCGAGTTTTATGGGGTGACTGGTACCTCGACCCGAAGACCAAGAGAGTCGTGGGGCGTAAAAAGCTTGCTGGGCGAAACCTCAAGCCTATGTTTGTCCAGTTTGTACTGGAAAATATCTGGCGAGTCTACGATACAGTCCTCAATGAGCA CAACCCCGATGCAGTCCAAAAGATTGTAACAGCTCTCAACGTTCGCATCACCCCTCGCGATCTCCGATCCAAAGACACTCGcaacctcctcaacctAATCATGCAACAATGGCTTCCCCTTTCTACCGCCACTTTCCAATCCATCATTGAAGTCatccctccacctccttctgcCCAAGCCGTCCGCCTTCCGTACATGCTCCACCCAGAAAAGGCCAAAGCGGCTGCCGCTAGCGGTGGTTTGAAGGCTGAAAACGAGCTGGAGAGGGGGTTGTATGAATGTGAccagggagaaggagctgAAGTGGTTGCGTACGTGAGTAAGATGTTCGCTGTACGCAAGGGGGATTTACCAGAGTACAAGCCGAAAGAAATGACGGCTGAGGAAATGCGAGcgaggggaagggaggagcGAGAACGACGTGCGGCTTTAGTGACGGAACGACAGGCTAAGGGTGAAGGCCTTGATGGGCAACCGTTGCCTGAGGACCTTACTAAGCCATTAGAGTCACTTTCACTCGAGAACAGCGAATCTGCCACTTCGGAGAAACAAGCCGCCGACGATAGCGACTCTGAAGTTCTCCTGGGATTCTCCCgaatcttctcctctaCCCTTCACCGTGGCACATCCCTCCTCGCCATTCTCCCAAAATTCGAcccttccttgccctcttcTCATTCCCACAACGCTAAATACATTGTCCCTGTCGTCGCTTCTGATCTTTATATGATGATGGGCCGAGAGCTCGTGTCTGTCGACAGTGTTCCAGCGGGTCATGTGTGTGCTATCGGTGGCTTGAACATGGCTGTACCTCGAAGCGCAACATTATGGGCGCCTGATGCAAAGGGCGTTGAGgaaggatttggaaagGAGGCGTTGGTCAATTTGGCCGGTGTAGGTATTGGAGCGAGCGCCATTGTACGAGTTGCACTTGAACCAGAGAACCCTA GCGATATGCCAAAGTTAATCAGAGGTTTACAAATTTTGAACCAAGCCGATCCTTGTGCAGAGTATCTTGTTCAGGAATCCGGAGAAcatgtcatcatcactgcTGGAGAGTTGCATCTCGAA CGTTGCCTCAAAGACCTTCGTGAACGTTTTGCCAAGTGTCCTATTCAACAGTCTGCCCCTATTGTTCCCTTCCGAGAAACCGCCGTCAAAGCACCCGACATGGTATCTCCCAAGACTGCAGGGGCACCCCGAGGTACCATTAATGGTACGGTGCTCAACGGTCTTGTCAAGTTCAGGTTGAGAGCTATGCCCTTGCCAGAGGGTGTCGAAACCTTTTTGCTTAGCCAACAAGGTGCTATCTCTAAGATGCTTGTCCGTGAACGCGGtgacaaagaagatgaagaggaaaccGATGTGCAGGAGGGCACTGAAGGAGGAAGCGCTGAAAGTGAAGGCCCCGAAGGTCAGCAGGAAGCCCGTCAACTCTCTCCCGAAGAGTTCTGGACTGAACTTGAGAGGTTGCTCAACAAGGCCGGTGGTGATTGGACTGGAGCCGCAGACAGAGTATGGAGCTTTGGACCCAAGAGAGTGGGCGCCAATTTATTGTTGGACCCTGTTGGTACCAAACATCTCAGGTTAAGGCGACGTGAACAGCTCTTTACCCAAGCGCGAGCACAAGGTCAATCAGCCGATGATGCCCTTCTCTCTACCGATCATGCTGTTGCTGCAGATCAACTAGCCTCTCTCAGCTCTACTACCTCCTCTGATAACGAAGCTGCGCGAGCTGAGCTTCGTTTGCTGAGAGATTACGAATCATCTATCGAAACTGGTTTCCAGCTCTCCACTTTCCAGGGCCCGCTCTGTGCTGAGCCTGTGGTCGGAATGGCTTGGGTTGTGGAGAATGTGGAGCTTGATAAGCAAGGAATGGAGTCGGAGCAAGGAAAGGGGCAGGTGGTGGGTGGAGCGCTCATCTCGGCTGTGAGAGACGCGTGTAGGCAAGGCTTATTGGATTGGAGTCCAAGGATAAAGCTTGCCATGTACACCTGTGATATCCAGGCATCTA CTGATGTACTGGGCAAGGTATATGGTGTCGTTGCCAGACGTCGAGGGAGAATTGTCtcggaggagatgaaggaaggaacTTCGTTCTTCACTATTCGATCCATGTTGCCAGTGGTGGAGAGTTTTGGTTTCGCCGATG AAATCCGAACGCGAACTTCCGGTGCTGCCTCTCCC
- a CDS encoding cytochrome P450, family 51 (sterol 14-demethylase) — protein MSAIIPQVQQLLGQVAQFIPPWFAALPTSVKVVIAVIGIPALVICLNVFQQLCLPRRKDLPPVVFHYIPWFGSAAYYGEDPYKFLFECRDKYGDLFTFILMGRRVTVALGPKGNNLSLGGKISQVSAEEAYTHLTTPVFGKGVVYDCPNEMLMQQKKFIKSGLTTESLQSYPPMITSECEDFFTKEVGISPQKPSATLDLLKSMSELIILTASRTLQGKEVRESLNGQFAKYYEDLDGGFTPLNFMFPNLPLPSYKRRDEAQKAMSDFYLKIMENRRKGESDHEHDMIENLQSCKYRNGVPLSDRDIAHIMIALLMAGQHTSSATSSWTLLHLADRPDVVEALYQEQKQKLGNPDGTFRDYKYEDLKELPIMDSIIRETLRMHAPIHSIYRKVLSDIPVPPSLSAPSENGQYIIPKGHYIMAAPGVSQMDPRIWQDAKVWNPARWHDEKGFAAAAMAQYSKAEQVDYGFGSVSKGTESPYQPFGAGRHRCVGEQFAYTQLSTIFTYVVRNFTLKLAVPKFPETNYRTMIVQPNNPLVTFTLRNAEVK, from the exons ATGTCGGCAATCATCCCCCAGGTCCAGCAACTGCTGGGACAAGTGGCCCAATTTATCCCACCGTGGTTCGCTGCCCTCCCCACCTCCGTGAAAGTCGTGATCGCTGTCATCGGTATTCCCGCTCTCGTCATTTGCTTGAACGTTTTCCAGCAGCTT TGTCTTCCTCGTAGAAaagatcttcctcctgtTGTCTTTCACTACATTCCATGGTTTGGCTCAGCCGCTTATTATGGTGAAGATCCCTACAAATTCCTGTTCGAATGCCGTGACAAATACGGAGATTTATTCACTTTCATCCTTATGGGTCGAAGGGTTACCGTCGCGCTTGGACCAAAGGGTAACAACCTTTCTTTGGGTGGAAAGATTTCTCAAGTCTCTGCCGAGGAAGCATACACT CACTTGACTACTCCCGTCTTTGGCAAGGGTGTTGTTTACGATTGCCCTAATGAGATGCTCATGCAGCAGAAGAAGTTT ATCAAGTCCGGTCTTACTACCGAGTCCCTTCAGTCTTATCCCCCTATGATTACCAGCGAATGCGAAGATTTCTTCACCAAAGAAGTCGGAATTTCTCCCCAGAAGCCTTCTGCCACTCTCGACCTCCTCAAATCCATGTCCGAGCTCATCATTCTTACTGCGTCTCGTACTCTCCAGGGGAAGGAAGTTCGTGAATCTCTTAATGGTCAGTTCGCCAAGTACTACGAGGATCTCGACGGCGGTTTTACTCCCCTCAACTTTATGTTCCCCAACTTGCCCCTTCCCAGTTACAAGAGGCGAGATGAGGCTCAGAAGGCTATGAGCGACTTTTACTTGAAGATCATGGAGAACAGGAGAAAGGGTGAAAGCGAC CACGAACACGACATGATTGAAAACCTCCAGAGCTGCAAGTACCGAAACGGTGTCCCTCTCTCTGATCGTGACATTGCCCACATCATGATTGCTCTTCTTATGGCTGGCCAGCACACTTCCTCTgctacttcttcttggactcttctccatcttgcTGACCGACCGGACGTTGT AGAGGCTCTTTACCAGGAGCAGAAACAAAAGCTCGGTAACCCTGACGGTACTTTCCGAGACTACAAGTACGAGGACCTTAAGGAGTTGCCCATCATGGACTCTATCATCCGAGAGACTCTCCGCATG CACGCTCCCATCCA CTCGATCTACCGAAAAGTCCTTTCCGATATCCCCGTCCCTCCCAGTCTTTCTGCCCCCTCTGAGAACGGCCAATACATCATCCCCAAGGGCCACTACATCATGGCTGCCCCTGGCGTTTCTCAAATGGACCCTCGTATCTGGCAAGACGCCAAAGTCTGGAACCCTGCCCGATGGCACGATGAAAAGGGATTTGCCGCCGCTGCCATGGCTCAATACAGCAAGGCCGAGCAAGTCGATTATGGTTTTGGTTCTGTTAGCAAGGGTACCGAATCTCCTTACCAGCCATTCGGTGCCGGCAGGCACAGATGTGTTGGCGAACAATTTGCGTACACTCAACTTTcaaccatcttcacctATGTTGTGAGGAATTTCACTTTGAAGCTTGCTGTTCCCAAGTTCCCTGAAACCAATTACCGT ACCATGATTGTCCAACCCAACAACCCTTTGGTTACTTTCACCCTTCGAAATGCCGAGGTCAAATAG
- a CDS encoding Sec14 cytosolic factor, translated as MSASDPLSGHPGHLSAAQETALKEFRQQLTSEELIPADWEALVQRIEYNRFDDQTLLRFLRARKFDLPKAKLMWANNEKWRKQFGADEIAANGFDYPEQSQVVKYYPQFYHKTDNDGRPVYIEQLGKLDINKLYAITTQDRQLKRLVSEYEKFLRDRLPASSKMMGHLVETSCTILDLNNAGISTFYKVKDYVRAASAIGQNNYPEVMGHMFIINAPYLFSTVWSLIKPWLDEATVRKIHILGKNYKPELLQYIPAENLPADLGGTCKCPAGCEMSDAGPWNVDTATAV; from the exons ATGAGC GCCTCTGACCCTCTTTCCGGCCACCCGGGCCACCT CTCTGCAGCTCAAGAGACTGCTCTAAAGGAATTTCGCCAACAGCTCACTAGCGAAGAACTCATTCCCGCGGACTGGGAAGCTTTGGTTCAGCGGATCGAATACAACCGTTTTGACGACCAGACATTACTTCGTTTCCTGCGGGCAAGAAAATTTGACCTGCCCAAAGCGAAGTTGATGTGGGCGAACAATGAAAAATGGAGAAAACAGTTTGGAGCGGATGAGATTGCTGC CAATGGCTTCGACTACCCCGAACAAAGTCAAGTGGTCAAGTACTACCCTCAGTTCTACCATAAAACCGACAATGACGGCCGACCTGTATATATTGAACAACTTGGCAAGCTTGATATCAACAAACTATATGCCATCACGACGCAAGACCGACAGTTGAAGAGGTTGGTTTCAGAGTATGAAAAGTTTTTGAGGGATAGGCTGCCTGCCTCATcgaagatgatgggtcATCTTGTGGAAACTAGCTGTACCATTTTGGATCTGAACAATGCTGGTATTTCGACATTTTACAAAG TGAAAGATTATGTCAGAGCGGCCAGCGCCATCGGCCAAAACAACT AC CCCGAGGTGATGGGACACATGTTTATCATCAAT GCACCATATCTCTTCTCAACCGTCTGGTCTCTCATTAAACCCTGGCTGGATGAAGCCACTGTCCGCAAGATTCACATCCTGGGCAAAAATTACAAGCCCGAGCTTTTGCAATACATCCCCGCCGAAAACTTGCCTGCTGATTTGGGGGGTACGTGTAAATGTCCTGCCGGGTGTGAAATGAGTGATGCAGGGCCTTGGAATGTAGATACCGCGACGGCTGTTTAA
- a CDS encoding large subunit ribosomal protein L9e: MKDISSVESLVVPEGVTVAIKARTVTVEGPRGKLTKNVGHIQMDIQLIKTPKSSKVVFTVWHGARKHVACLRTVKSLVENMITGVTKGFLYKMRLVYAHFPINALPSDDGSALQIRNFLGEKFVRDCPMLEGVKVSLSDVKDEIIIQGNDIEKVSQSAASITDKCRVKDKDIRKFLDGVYVSERTVVVKDE; the protein is encoded by the exons ATGAAGGACATCTCTTCCGTCGAGTCTTTGGTCGTTCCCGAGGGTGTCACCGTTGCCATCAAGGCCCGAACTGTCACCGTTGAGGGTCCTAGGGGAAAGTTGACCAAGAACGTTGGTCACATCCAGATGGACATCCAGCTC ATTAAGACTCCCAAGAGCTCCAAGGTTGTCTTCACTGTCTGGCACGGTGCCCGAAAGCACGTCGCTTGTCTCCGAACCGTCAAGTCTTTGGTCGAGAACATGATCACCGGTGTCACCAAG GGCTTCCTCTACAAGATGCGACTTGTTTACGCGCATTTCCCCATCAACGCCCTTCCCAGCGATGATGGCTCCGCCCTCCAAATCCGAAACTTCT TGGGTGAAAAGTTCGTCCGAGACTGCCCCATGCTCGAGGGTGTCAAGGTCTCCCTCTCTGAtgtcaaggatgagatCATCATCCAGGGCAACGACATTGAGAAGGTTTCCCAATCCGCCGCTTCCATCACCGACAAGTGCCGAGTGAAGGACAAGGATATCCGAAAGTTCTTGGACG GTGTCTACGTTTCTGAGCGTACAGTCGTTGTTAAGGACGAGTAG
- a CDS encoding 2,4-dihydroxyhept-2-ene-1,7-dioic acid aldolase, with product MSTITNGITVHVPRHRLRNGLEAGKPMIGCFSSLPSAWTARIVASCGWDYVIIDCEHGNHDDNDMHDTVNVIASENVSPIVRLRAGEYGLIKRALDCGAHGIMVPMVNTPEDARNIVKWSKFPPMGVRGQGSSFSAMASGLTTHQYVSLANKTILTIVQIETPEAVSNAEEIASIEGVDALFIGPNDLALSLLGYVPARWDEPEFLDALEKVRSAAKKYGKYAGILARNGTHAKELSEKWTLVGLGSDVRALQTAMKATVAASRSEV from the exons ATGTCAACCATCACCAACGGCATTACAGTCCATGTTCCGAGACATCGGCTTCGAAATGGTCTAGAAGCTGGGAAGCCGATGATTGGATGTTTCTCCTCGTTGCCCTCAGCATGGACAGCGAGAATTGTGGCATCATGCGGATGGGAC TATGTGATCATAGATTGCGAACACGGGAATCATGACGATAACGATATGCACGATACGGTGAACGTGATTGCTTCTGAGAATGTTTCTCCCATTGTCCGTTTGAGAGCAGGAGAATACGGCCTGATCAAAAGGGCATTAGATTGTGGTGCACA TGGAATTATGGTCCCAATGGTGAATACACCCGAAGATGCTCGAAACATTGTCAAATGGTCCAAATTCCCACCGATGGGCGTACGGGGACAAGGATCATCTTTCTCCGCCATGGCATCTGGTCTTACCACACACCAATACGTTTCACTGGCCAATAAGACCATCCTCACCATTGTCCAAATTGAAACGCCTGAAGCGGTCTCCAATGCCGAGGAGATCGCGTCAATTGAGGGTGTTGATGCACTTTTCATTGGGCCCAATGATCTTGCGCTTTCACTGCTCGGATATGTACCTGCCAGATGGGATGAACCGGAGTTTTTGGACGCGTTGGAGAAAGTAAGGTCGGCAGCGAAAAAATATGGCAAGTATGCGGGCATATTGGCACGGAATGGAACACACGCAAAGGAGTTGAGTGAGAAGTGGACGTTGGTCGGTTTAGGGTCGGATGTGAGAGCGCTACAGACAGCCATGAAGGCCACCGTGGCTGCTTCGAGAAGTGAAGTGTAA
- a CDS encoding alcohol dehydrogenase codes for MDFPKTMKRYVLSHRNDLSGITFEQDAPLPQIKKSTEILINIKALSLNARDLQIATNEYPAPHPIPDGIVPVSDASGEIIAVGDDVTDFKIGDRVTPIIFQGHHQDEDVTLESMNRGIGGARDGVAAEYFVCDQSEAVKIPKSFSHQDASTLAIAYATAWSSLYSHHPRLQSGDTVLCLGTGGVSLCAAQIALISGAKVIVTSSSQSKLDRVVDLLKPLAKGDFADTIYTIDYSKIDKWDEEVRRITEGKGADFVIEIGGRGTIGKSIRSTRRGGLVAVSGYLSTYKDIPKEILEEDLAQTILYSGSYVRGVFVCNREDEKRMISALEVGNVKPVIDKVFGFENLKEAYQYMADGKHFGKICVTV; via the exons ATGGATTTTCCTAAGACCATGAAAAGATACGTCCTCTCGCACCGCAACGATTTGAGCGGAATCACCTTCGAGCAAGatgctcctcttccgcaaATTAAGAAGTCGACAGAA ATTTTGATAAATATCAAAGCGTTGTCTTTGAACGCCCGTGACTTGCAAATAGCAACTAACGAGTATCCAGCCCCTCATCCAATCCCTGATGGGATTGTCCCAGTTTCTG ATGCAAGCGGCGAGATTATTGCTGTAGGTGATGATGTTACCGACTTCAAAATCGGTGACCGCGTCACGCCCATTATATTCCAAGGACATCATCAG gatgaagatgtcaCATTGGAAAGTATGAACAGAGGGATTGGTGGAGCGAGGGACGGGGTTGCAGCGGAGTATTTCGTCTGCGACCAG TCAGAAGCTGTAAAGATCCCAAAGAGTTTTTCTCACCAAGATGCTTCAACCTTAGCA ATCGCATACGCCACTGCCTGGAGCAGTCTCTATTCTCATCACCCTCGACTTCAGTCTGGCGATACTGTTCTCTGCCTTGGTACCGGTGGTGTCTCCCTTTGTGCTGCTCAAATTGCCCTCATATCTGGCGCAAAGGTCATCgtcacctcttcttcccaatcgAAGCTTGATCGTGTTGTCGATCTTCTCAAACCTCTTGCCAAGGGTGACTTTGCCGACACAATTTATACCATTGACTATTCCAAGATAGACAaatgggatgaagaagtgcGTAGGATCACTGAGGGGAAGGGAGCGGACTTTGTTATTGAGATTGGTGGGAGAGGAACAATTGGCAAGAGTATCAGGAGCACCCGAAGAGGAGGTCTTGTGGCCGTTTCAG GTTACCTTAGTACCTACAAAGACATACCCAAGGAAATTTTGGAAGAGGACCTGGCGCAGACCATCCTATACTCCGGAAGTTATGTCCGTGGAGTCTTCGTATGCAACCGtgaggacgagaagagaatgatCTCAGCATTAGAAGTGGGCAATGTCAAACCAGTGATAGACAAG GTTTTCGGCTTCGAAAATCTAAAGGAGGCATATCAGTACATGGCTGATGGCAAGCATTTTGGCAAGATATGTGTCACCGTGTAG